The DNA window CAAATCCTCAGCACATGAATAATTGAATACAGCAACAGAGCCCTGGCAAAGATTGAACTGGAAGCAAACCCACCCATCCCGAGCAAAATCCAATTTGAACCTTTCCACAATCCGCACTCACATTTCAAAAAAGACGCCATTTATGATTTACCTCCAAATGAAGAGAGGCATCAGTGCCTCCTGGCCCCCACCAAGTGTCCCCCCCGGCCACTAATCCCTCGCTTACTTTTACCCAAACCCCGTCCGTTCAATCGTCCGGCCCAGCCCACCCCCGTCACGCACACTAATCGCGAGGCGGCCCGGCGAGGCGGGGCGGGGTAGACCGGAAACACGCAAACGCTCCCGCGCGCGGCGCCCAAAGTCTGGCTGTCTGGGGGTGGCTACGGTTACCACCACTGCCCCATTTCACATTTCACCCCTCTCTTTTGGCTTCTTCGAAAAGAGGGCGTATACAAAAAGGGAGAGTGATATCAGACAGACGAGATTACGAAGTGGCAAGATAGGATTTAAAAAAGGCTAAAAAacaacttaaaaaatcaaagatAGAAAGCAGTAAGCACCAAgggcagaaaaagaaaagaagaaaagaggaaagaTTTGGAAGGGAGGGAAAAGGAATTGGGAAGGAGTAAAATGGGAGAAAGGTGAGGGTCGAGGGGAAACTGGCGCAGTTGTTGTGGGCACGGACTTTGGCAGCCATTCAATGCTCCACCAAACGCTCATCCCTTCTTCCACcctttccttcccctcctccgcccccctctcgcctcctctcctcttcgcctcaaacgccgccgccaccgccgcccaggGTTCCAACACCTCCCGCTCCTCCTCAGCCATGCCGTCCTACGCGCACCACCACAGCTCTCTGGTAAGGAAGGGAGCGTTAGCCTCAGGAGGCGATAAGAAAACGACTCTTTTATAATTCTTTGATGGGATTTTTTATGGGAAGggggatgacgaggaggagaacgGGCGTTTCTTGAGCCTGTGTTTGCTTGGTTTCTGGAATTTTGGGAATTTATGGTTTTTGCTGTGTGTGTATGTGGGTGCCTTTTGGACGGAGAAGGATGGGAAGATGGACGCGCTGAAAAGTAGTTGCCggtcggaggaggcggccgacgagggggcggccgcggcgccgtcggcgtGGGGGATGGTTGAGAGGGACGGGTTCTCCGTCGAGGACCTGCTCGACCTCGAGGAGTTCTGCGAGGCGGAAAAGGACGCCGCCGAGGAGAACGAGCAGGCgctggccgtcgtcgccgcgccaGAGGAGGAAAAGTCGAAGGACGACTCCCAGCCGTCGTCCGTCGTAACGTACGAGCTTgtggcgcccccgccgccgcctccggagaTTGTTGACCTGCCGGTGAGGTTTCTCGAGACTCTCGTTGACCGTGCCTTTCGGCGGAAAGGCTGCGGCTTTCGCGatggttgtcttttttttccccctgtAATTAATTTCTTGCTGTGCTGTATGGTTTCTCTGCAGGCGCATGACGTCGAGGAGCTAGAGTGGGTGTCGCGTATCATGGACGACTCCCTTTCCGagttgcccccgccgccgcagcctcctgCGTCCGTCGTGGCGTCGCtggccgcgcggccgccgcagcctcgGCAGCTGCAGCGGCGGCCTCAGGACGGAGCTTACCGCGCGCTGCCACCCGCGTCCTATCCGGTGCGGACTCCGACCATCTGCGCGCTGTCAACGGAGGCGCTGGTGCCGGTGAAGGCGAAACGCAGCAAGCGCTCTCGGGCCACGGCGTGGTCTCTCTCGGGGGCACCGCCTTTCTCGGACTCCACGTCGTCCTCGTCCAcaaccaccacctcctcgtGCTCCTCGTCGGCTTCGTTCTCGTCGTTCTCGCCGCTCCTCAAGTTTGAGTGGCACCCGCTCGGCGGCACGTCGGACCTCCCGGACGATCACCTCCTACCGCCGGGGAAGAAGTCCAAGCACGGTAAGAACGGCAAGAACAAGCCTAAGAAGCGTGGCCGCAAGCCGAAGCAGCTCCCACCACATCCctcgggcgcggcggcgtcggccccCGCGCCGGGCGACCGGCGCTGTAGCCACTGCGGCGTGCAGAAGACCCCGCAGTGGCGCGCGGGGCCGGAGGGCGCCAAGACGCTCTGCAACGCGTGCGGCGTCCGCTACAAGTCGGGCCGGCTCCTCCCCGAGTACCGCCCGGCGTGCAGCCCCACCTTCGTGAGCGCCATCCACTCCAACTCCCACCGCAAGGTGCTCGAGATGAGGCGCAAGAAGGAGGTCGGCTCCGgactcctcaccgccgccgccgccgcagcgcccgCCGTGGCGTCGTTCTAGCTAAAGCAAGCTAGCCACCCCGCGCGCCCCCGCGGTGGCTGTACATTTTTCCAGCCGTATTAGTCCTGTACCGTACctggatttttttcccctttcttttccaGTATTATCTTAGTTCCGGTTGGATTAATTAGAGTTAGGTGCCTTTAGGTCATGTTAGGTCTAGGAATTCAGCTTTCCGGTGCTCCAGCTCAAAAGCTTTTACTATAGTTTGTTAGGGCACTGCTGCTGTAGCAGCAGTGCAGCCGCGGCAGCGTTAGCGCAGAACTTCATTTCCATTCTAGCTTACCcgaaggagttttttttttctctgaggTAGTACCTGCATATGCTTGGTTCATCAATGCCGGTGTGATTATTTCTGAggcaaaaggaagaagaaaccaaGAACCAAAGCGCCCTTTGCATGgcgagaaggggaggaagacgaAAGCAAACCGATCGCCTTGTTTTATTCCCCAAGGCcaggagagaagaagagtgcAGCACAGCACAGCAGCAGTGTGAGCGATGACAGGTTGGTGTGTGTTGCGTGCACCCTTGGTTACATCGCGTGATGGTGTCAACTGTAACAGCATGATATGCTTAAGGGGGTGTTTTTAGCctatgtcatatcggatatttggatatttggacgttaatttagagtattaaacatagactaatttaaaaattaatttcataaatgagaccTTATCcatgagacgaattttttaagcctaattaatctacaATTATCACaagtttactatagcatcacattgtcaaagtcatgttgtaattagacttaaaagattcgtctcgcaaattagtccaaacttatggaatgagttttgtaattagtggaTGTTTAATATTCTAAATTAGTGTTCAAATATCCGATATGATAGGGACTTGGAATAAGTCGTTAGGAGGATGAGGGTTGAGATAGCGAGGGGTAGAAGCAATCGGCATCAGATATAGATGGAGATGTTGCATGTTTGCAGAAGTTTGTAGTACTCCTGTGATTGAGATGAGGCAGGAATGAAACTGGGAGGTAGGGTCCTTTGCAAGTTAATCCAAGTCTAGTCTTGCTGATGCAGGTGTGTCCTCCCACTCTGCCTTGGTGGTGGGCTCTCTGTACCTGGAACAGAACTGTTTGAAAAATGGAACATCTACTGTACACCTCTACACCTCTTGGGGCTCTCCTTGCCTTTGCTCAGGTACATGGCCTCGCGTGCGTTCCCAGTAGTGTTTGTTTACGCACAAGCTTTggtgcagcagctgcagcgGTAGCAGTGCTCGCTCAGAACCTGAGACACTGGCTTCTCGTGATCAAGCGCTACTGCTAGTACCGTGCTAGACGAAGATGATGGCATGGGAGTTTTGACGGGCGCGCGGGgcgagattttttttgtttgcaccGTTGTTTTTGTGGAAGtgcagggtggtggtggtgactcACTCGTTTGGACCCAGCTGCATTTTCCGACCTAACCAGAGCGGTaatggcgatggtggtggtggtggtggggcacCGAGAAGATATGTGGTGGTGACCGGCCGTGGTGACCGCGACGCGCCTTTTCTTCTACTGCCGCCTCCTCTGCTGCCGGCTGCCTCGCTGCCTTGCCCGGCCTGCGCGCGCAGCCGCGCtccacgcacgcacgcgtgGCTCCCACTTCCACTCCCACACTAAACCCGTGTCTTGTCTTAAGCTACCACGCAATTGTTTTCGTTTTGTTCCGCGCCTtcgtctcccctcccctccccactccCCAGCTTGGATTCtttgctcctcctcctttcaGTTCCGGCTGATCGTACGGGCTAACTTTCCTGCTCCGTTTTCGCTGATGTTCTGTTCCCAACTGACTGCGTATCTTTGCTTCTCGAGCTGTCTACGCAACAGGCAGGGCAAGCGTGATGAGTGCCTTCACGAGGACGGGGATTGCGCTGTCTGAGAGATAACCACTACGCCACCAGAAAACCTGTGTCGCTCACCGGTTGATGACAGGAGATTTCTGTAGCCGTGCGTCGGGGTTCAGTTTAAGCAGCCGGAGTGCCCGGGAATTTCGTTCCGAGGCGTTCTGCTTGTTTTCGGTTTGGGGGGTTTTGGACGGATCGTGGGCAAGTCAGACTCGGGCCGGCGCGGATAAGGCAGAAGACGACGGATCGAATAATGCAGCTAAGACGCACCGAATCCATCccgctgtgagcctgtgactcTATTCTTCctagttttttctttcttgtatcTTAAACAAATTTCACCCTCACAGTTCGTCACGTGAGCCCGACGGGCCCCGCAGCGTCGGCGCGTCCGGGTCTTTGCTCATAAAAAACCCCTCAAGTTCCCTCAACGATCCTGCATTTGAACATCCGTTACCGTAGGCATGTGTTGGATGCGTAGTAAGGTAGTAAGGGTCACAGACTATGATGAGGACGTCTGCTCTAGTGTcactgtcctaaaatataagtatttttaacttCGACACAGTCTTCAATATGCTATTTTGatcaacaatatatataaaaataagatattttaaataaaaagagttttcatattataatagtttgtttaagataaatctaataacatcaattttacatgattgatcttttttttctataaatagttaaagtaaaaaaaatatcacttgACACTATGctaatattgcttatattttgggatggaggaagtgtATTGTCGCCAAGATAGCATGGACCGTTTAGACTAGCCTTTTCCAAAACataacaattttaaaattaattatacCGGGTTGGACTTGGAATTTAGCATTTTATTAGTGTATTCCAAATTCGAAATTAGTTTACTAGAAAGCTGTAATTGAAGTAAAGTATattcttattttaatttatgcGCTATAATTTACTAGAAAATTAGTTTACTGGAaaatttcaatatttataaaatCAATAACAGTAGTCTGTGCAACTGCAACATATGGGTTAGTAACCAGTGCCTTATCCAtttgtgcttataatttcatcGGTTCTTCTCTTGTTGAATTGGCCCTTTTATGGATATTATGGATACACAGACAAGATGATTGATGAACGATTTACCCTAGCAGTTCGAGACTTCGAGGGCAATCTTAGTGTCCCGGTGAGGTTAAGCCTCTAGGTTTAGGAGCGGTATCTGGCACTGTGTAGCATTGCTAATGAGGTGAGACGGTGGCTTGGGTAGTGAAAATGAATGAAATCGTTAATCAGGTGACATATGTGAGGTCAAGTGTTCAACTGTTCGGAGTCGGTGTTAGGCAATATAATTGTAACTCTTTGTTCGCATAGCGGCGGTCGGTCCGGTCCTAGTTCCTTCGTCGGTTGTTTGTTTAGGCGATGTTGGTGTGTAGTGGTTCTTTTTCCTGactttagggcccctttgaatcgcagggttgaaaaaatagaggaataggaaaaacacaggattctaaTAGGAATtgaagtataaaacagaggattgcaaaacacaggaaaaacacaggaatggtcgtttgattggagcgcaggaaaaatgcaggaatcggatgagagagatagactcaaaggaaatttccCAAGAGGTTAgatgtaacatcctgaaaattcctaataataaaaatcactaaaatttcgaactttttaaaacttttgcatcatgctgggtGTTATGGTTGTCATTGCTTGCCAAATATAAATTGTATCAATGGAGAATCAAATTAATGGCGTACACCTGaacaataaatatatgatacaAGAATACATTAGTGCACAAGAAagcaatccaaataaaatattaatttctattataaatcatagatcaaatattaaatattcgaaCCATGTTGATAGCTCGATGTCAGGTTTAACTAATGAGATTGTAAGATTAAATCTAATGTATGTGGATCCAATCTCACATGAAGTATTATAAAttcacatgaaatgatgattaCCACTATAATGATCCTATTAACAAATGAGAATTTCAtgggaatatatatacattaatATTTGAACACTTGATAAAgtcactcatataaaataatggtaatataattaaattaagctttataAAATTATGTGAgtttttaattaaacaattagattaatattgtgccgagtctcaatttactatttatagaataaatagaTTGAACCCATCCGTGTAAAATATATTGCTATACAACTAAACTCGACCAATCTGCTAAtgtattaatcatgacaagtcgttatattaaattcaatattacctcaaagttttcaaaaatatataagttcacCTTAGGGTCAATAACCCAAATTAATCTAAAAAGAATTTATTtttgcaataaataaataaatatgggtGGTAATAATTTTGGATAAATTTTCATGAGGATTTAGTACTTAAATTTAGTTAACATTTAACTAAGTAAAATTAGAGTTTATAGGATTAAAATTGTATAGGAGATAGACTAAAATGGGGTTTAATTAGGGATAGCACTATTCATTGCACATGAGGTGTTTGATGGAGTTCCTAGCCACCCTagccctcttcctccccactgCCGCGCCtagccctgccgcgccgctgcaTTGCGTCtcgcacgccgtcgccatcgccgtcaccgcgcgccgcgcgccgtcgtcgtcacgctGCCGCaccctcgagccccgcgcctcatcgctgccgcgccgctcgcctgtcgccatcagcctcgcgccccgagccgccgcgcgccccttTCCTCCGTGCatgctgtcgccgtcgccccaCGTCGTGCCCCGTGccacgccgcctcgcgccccgtgccgcgccgcctcgcgccccgcgcccctgccgcgccgcgtgcGTCGCTGTCGCCCGTCACCGTCGCCTATCTCCGCGCCACTCgtgtcaccgtcgccgtcggctgcgctgcgccgagccccgcgccgctcgtgtcgccgttgccgtaacccgcgccgcgccgagccccgtgccgctgCCACGCCATCGCGTCACCACCGTCGCCATTagcgcctcgagccccgcccgcgccgcgcacTGTCGCCGTCGTGcccgccgtcccgtcgccgcgcgtcgccatcgccccgAGCCCCACGACGCCGCGCCGTCCTGTCGCCGTTTAAAAccggccgcccctcccccgtgccctataaataccccttcCCTTTCCCTTCCCTCCCCACGCCATTTCCccacttcttcttcttttttttccccttttcttcccctccaccgacgccgcattccgccgccgcaccgccgctgcTGTGCCCcgtcacctcgccgccgccacgccgcacctcgccgccgtgtctccgccgccgtcgccgtcggtccGGTaagccctccctcctcccttcgtCGCTggtagccgcgccgcgccgctcggccgtgagagagggagagaagagagaaaacagagaagagagagagaaaagagaatggaggagagaggttagagtgggccccacgtgatTAGTAAATAGTAATCCTCCCCTTGATCTTTATTAGTTAAGTCCCTTACATGTGGGGTCCCTATGattaaaatctatgaaaattcACTTATATATGTTGTGTCCATGGCAGGCCGGTCCCACAGGTCAGTCAATGTAAATTattgaataaaaataaatgagtTAGGAACAGTACTGTTTCAtaattattcaaatttgaatctttaaactagcataactctctcattttaactcggatttgagtgaaacttgaacctaaattcatctaaattcataagctttccaatggtatataattcactatttgataaaatatatttataaatattaaataattaatatcaagatgatgcataatagttaacttaaaaatgtgctaataaataaaattgatattgtaCTGTAAAGTAGATGTCAAATAATTGTCCTTAACACGCTTCCTCACTATAAAACCTATGTAAATTAGTTAGGAGCattgtttcaaattaattaaagcataggaaatactagtgccatttattaatatatgtcaatatataattatactCATGACGTCCAAATTATATAGCCTCATACTTTGTGACTAAAAGTTGAACACACGTAGATGAGTCTTTAACTTGTTTATGAGAAATAATAGCAGAGCTTGTATGATTAAATCAccaatatgaaattaattaacgaCATTTCCTATACagtagtatatgtttagattGGAAATCGACCCTTAAGTTGTATAGACAGTAACTCACTCATAAATCCACTTAAAATCACATGTACTATATAGCTTAAAGTAAATAGCAGCTATTTaaataaatgattcaatattaagatattgtgcacTCACATATACTGTACAGTCCATTATAGCTATATGTTGTAGTATTAAATCGCTTGAttgcatatattaaaattaaagaggatatatgacaaacatgtatGGTGgataaatactaattataaaccTTGACCTAATATAACACAAGTTCAATTGTAGATTAggattattcattgtaaaattatgtgatgggataatctgtaaccataatatgattaacctaaacaactctaacatacaaagcatggataattattaaccttttataatttattgtgacaagtaaaatatgttcataattaaagtaaagcCTCCATCAActaaataataatacaaatgattcattatttgattgatcctaaatccatctaaCAACATAACCTCTAATATATAACCGTCCTATTtagatatatgcatatatagccataatccttccatagccatttgatagactaaaccaccgattagccatatatatatgtatcccataaatgctatgttggttaactcctaaatagactacgatgacaatagaaagattaagaaactttaGCCCTTAGCATGATTGGAATCTATTAGCAAACACGAATAGAACATTTTGTTGTGCAcatttgattgttgtttgaatattggtttttctcgcttATTATAGAAATTGTGTATCGGTTAGTCATGAGGCAACGTCTGCAGCTTCCAGGaagtgaaggttgatcaagaattatatcaagaataaggactatcctgagcaggcaagtcatcactattccttgaacatgttgatcccaattgcgaaattattttgtttacaaataaaaattgcatgcaatgatgaacatcctacttgcgattatgccatgccttgattattgtttacccccttattccttcgtaaccatgtttacgtatgagtccctagtcaattatgacaattgcttagaaatgctattttagaatcatgcatactcatatttatcaaatgttatatgcttgggcaattacctttgggaaggtaattgagatgcggcatgtggagacatgagcgccacattgccctGATGttaatgacatgatttgtggaaggagaaatcaaattaaacaactgttttcgactaaggcggacggaggatttgggtggtatccggaaaaggctagcaccgtccccggtcaattaaggaccgagccatgaagttaagcatgaaacgacccccgtacaatcgcacttctcgtatgggtatagacctagcagaatagatagctgagcggaggcagtatccatacatagtggtttcttgatgtgtgaggcaggggctttacggtggggcagccattggtagaaccgcgaggcgggtgtctacagtggtgtcgccatcagtaggactgccatgtgagaatttaaacataattataacttaatgcatgtgtgagtctttccttcccgggtgcgccagaactcctctcactgctagaaaccgtgtacgcctagagtgcatgaggatgtaaagttcatggagcggatactgccaatgtgaggttgtcgaaaagctttgccgtgacgcgtctcatgtgttgggacgaggctcatgtgttgggcagtcgcggagtgcgggtaaagtgtacatccactgcagtgtgagtaaaccaaatctattcgaatagccgtgctcgcggttattgagcaccgggacgtgtattacacttggctagactctaaattcttaacttgtgtgggatgggttattgcatgatgattttatgctgatggagccacttcctaagaggagggaaggtggacgtcctcagaaaactaTGAcaactcaatggcgggaagctatccttgggatcacaatggatggtggacagaaccgtcgttgtttaatatgaacactggtattaaaacttgatcagtctatgctaggtcttaggcttgtgaaaagaattgcaaaactaactttatgcaaaagaacctgaggccattccttgaaataccctctatcatatgcattgttgttgtggtggcttgctgagtacggttggtactcacccttgctatttatatatctgttaggagagtgttgaagagaagcccttgtcggtacgcttgcgtaaccaacaagatgatcggagtgcggtcttgttctaggtcttgTTCCcaagtcgactgcctgtggcatgttaaccgggcccttatattatttttttgtcttccgctgttgttttctgatagttgttggcctacctggccctaatgtaagtatttaattcttttagcctgaattcattcgtgatatgttgtgatccaactatgtatgtgtgtaccaactactgatccagggattggtacggataaacacagaagatttccgatttccaaaaatcgggggtctacattAGAGCTCTTGCTacatttcctccaaaatccacatgcaatgtgccattccataggaatttcataggatttggaaagcttcgatcctttaaatcaaagggccaaataggaaaatttcctataggagttatatcctatgaaattcctatataaattctttgatttaaaggggcccttagcCTTTCAAGGTTTTAGTCTTGTAATTTTTATTGCTCTATTCAAAAAAACAATATGCATGCATATTTGTCTTGTGCTAttcgttttaaaaaaattctatgttcCACGATGGATGAAGTTTCTACGAGTAGATGCTTGGCATTTGACGTCTCATAACCACAATATGGCAGTGTTGGAGATGAAGACTATGGTTGGTTTGTTGAGGCTTTACACCACACTTTTGTGAATGAAGTTTTATAGCTTGATAGGAGTAAGCGCGAgcaacacatgatttttttttctaattgtaatTCTCTAAGTGCTAAGCCTCGGGTACTGTTCTTTTCGGCTTATCGATTAGTATGCATTATCTTGGACACGCTTCATAAGTTGTTAAACAATACGATTTATTTGCAAGCATTCTTCTTAttatttatttgaaaatgttttaaAACCAACTTCTTAATTTTCTAATACTGGCCTTAAATAATTATCATAAACTCAGTTTCAACCacaatccattatatatatCAAATGGAACACCAAGGACCACATTTTAGTGAGAAAATAGAATATTTTCCACTTTAAAACTTGTCGCCTTCAAATACTagcacttcttttttttgttacgagGGGTCCTAAAATGACGAGTTGCTACATGAAAGCATGAAAATgtacatctctttttttttatatatatccaTGCGACGCTGAATTGCTGAAACAAGGAGATTCGAATTGCAGAGCTCCTGGATTTTGTCTCTTGTGCCAATCAACTTCTGAAGAACAAGGCTGTCAGAATAGGGATAGTAGGTAGGAGTAGGATCGTTTTTATCATAACTGTATCGAATTGTAGAATCGGATTTTAGGATCATGATCATATCAGGTTAAAGTACATATTTTCACATATAATTTGTTAGACATTATATTAAAAACCGAAGCCCATAACAttgatttttgataaatttaattttttgaaaaCTTGAATAGACTTATTAACATTATTTTCAATTAAATGAAACTtaaataatatatacatatcGTAAAACCAGGATCCTATATAAGATTCTAACGATCCCGTAAAATCGTGTGGAACTCGCACTAATTTAAAATAGTATGAAAAGTAGGATACATGGTAAGATCATTATCTTAACAGCTTGCCGAAGAAAAGAGAGGGACGATAATCTCTTTATCTAGCAGTGACTTTCGGACTGGCTATATTATTTGGTCGTCCAAACGTTGTTAGTATACATGACAACGCTGGATTGCTGGAAGCAATTAATCGCCTTGTTGCAGAGGATTCACCAAGCAGCCGTTCAACC is part of the Oryza glaberrima chromosome 4, OglaRS2, whole genome shotgun sequence genome and encodes:
- the LOC127771067 gene encoding GATA transcription factor 6-like; this translates as MLHQTLIPSSTLSFPSSAPLSPPLLFASNAAATAAQGSNTSRSSSAMPSYAHHHSSLDGKMDALKSSCRSEEAADEGAAAAPSAWGMVERDGFSVEDLLDLEEFCEAEKDAAEENEQALAVVAAPEEEKSKDDSQPSSVVTYELVAPPPPPPEIVDLPAHDVEELEWVSRIMDDSLSELPPPPQPPASVVASLAARPPQPRQLQRRPQDGAYRALPPASYPVRTPTICALSTEALVPVKAKRSKRSRATAWSLSGAPPFSDSTSSSSTTTTSSCSSSASFSSFSPLLKFEWHPLGGTSDLPDDHLLPPGKKSKHGKNGKNKPKKRGRKPKQLPPHPSGAAASAPAPGDRRCSHCGVQKTPQWRAGPEGAKTLCNACGVRYKSGRLLPEYRPACSPTFVSAIHSNSHRKVLEMRRKKEVGSGLLTAAAAAAPAVASF